The Streptomyces sp. NBC_00162 genome window below encodes:
- a CDS encoding YndJ family protein translates to MTVLVNVIVTLGMLYVVPAGLRLIDPVGLRRTARLWPLPAALGAVCLWLPRGGLATALAALYAAACLALAVRGCLVGRAGREPGLTGKTPPKAPAAFRRGRPADIAVATALASPSIAGTALVAERAGYRLFGFDLDILALTVPHFHFAGFTAALVAGLVCRAAAPGPGARWAAYSVPAGTLLVLLGYFVDDWAELAGAVVLTGGMWAVALATWREIRPAAGDRTTRALLATSAVVLVATMLLALWWAAGEATGITHPTLTWMAATHGLGNALGFALCSVLAWRRLTAAHPQTARQESTP, encoded by the coding sequence GTGACGGTACTGGTGAACGTGATCGTCACCCTGGGCATGCTCTACGTGGTCCCGGCCGGCCTGCGCCTGATCGACCCGGTCGGGCTCCGCCGGACCGCCCGCCTGTGGCCGCTGCCCGCGGCCCTCGGGGCGGTGTGCCTGTGGCTGCCGCGCGGCGGGCTCGCCACCGCGCTGGCCGCACTCTACGCGGCGGCCTGTCTGGCCCTTGCGGTGAGGGGGTGTCTTGTCGGTCGGGCCGGCCGCGAGCCCGGCCTGACCGGCAAGACACCCCCTAAGGCCCCGGCCGCATTCCGCCGCGGCCGCCCGGCGGACATCGCCGTGGCCACCGCGCTGGCCTCGCCCTCGATCGCCGGGACCGCCCTGGTCGCCGAGCGCGCCGGTTACCGGCTCTTCGGATTCGACCTCGACATCCTGGCGCTCACCGTGCCCCACTTCCACTTCGCCGGATTCACGGCCGCCCTGGTCGCCGGGCTGGTGTGCCGGGCCGCGGCACCCGGACCGGGCGCGCGCTGGGCCGCGTACAGCGTCCCCGCGGGCACCCTGCTCGTGCTCCTCGGCTACTTCGTCGACGACTGGGCCGAGCTGGCGGGCGCGGTGGTCCTGACCGGTGGGATGTGGGCCGTGGCGCTGGCGACCTGGCGCGAGATCCGGCCCGCCGCAGGCGACCGGACCACGCGGGCGCTGCTCGCGACCTCGGCCGTGGTCCTGGTGGCCACCATGCTGCTCGCGCTGTGGTGGGCGGCCGGTGAGGCCACCGGGATCACCCACCCCACCCTGACCTGGATGGCCGCGACCCACGGCCTCGGAAACGCCCTCGGATTCGCCCTGTGTTCGGTGCTGGCCTGGCGCCGGCTGACCGCAGCCCACCCGCAGACCGCCCGACAGGAGAGCACGCCATGA
- a CDS encoding NAD-dependent epimerase/dehydratase family protein codes for MKLLMLGGTEFVGRAITEEALDRGWEVTVFHRGHHAPPPGTSALHGDRTAPGGLDALAEGEWDLVVDTWGGAPTAVRDSARLLRDRVGRYAYVSSRSVYAYPAPAGLDEQGPLVEGSPDAESIAYAEDKRGGELAALDAFGDRALLVRAGLILGPYENVGRLPWWLNRTARGGPVLAPGPRELPLQYIDVRDLARWTLDAAAAGHGGAYNMASPAGHATMGSLLDACAGTTGGRAELRWTDPDLIQQAGVQPWTELPIWIPAGEAHDYMAGGDVSKALAVGLTCRPVEETVADTWAWLQSLGGVAPQRSDRPAPGIDAEREAALLGL; via the coding sequence ATGAAACTGCTGATGCTGGGTGGAACCGAATTCGTCGGACGCGCGATCACCGAGGAGGCCCTCGACCGGGGCTGGGAGGTGACCGTCTTCCACCGAGGCCACCACGCGCCCCCGCCGGGCACCTCCGCCCTGCACGGGGACCGCACCGCCCCCGGCGGCCTGGACGCCCTGGCCGAGGGGGAGTGGGACCTCGTTGTCGACACCTGGGGCGGTGCCCCCACCGCCGTGCGCGACAGCGCCCGCCTGCTGCGCGACCGGGTCGGGCGGTACGCGTACGTCTCCAGCCGCTCCGTGTACGCCTATCCCGCGCCGGCCGGACTCGACGAGCAGGGCCCCCTGGTGGAGGGCTCGCCCGATGCCGAGTCCATCGCCTACGCCGAGGACAAGCGAGGCGGTGAACTCGCCGCCCTCGACGCCTTCGGCGACCGCGCCCTGCTGGTGCGCGCCGGGCTGATCCTCGGCCCGTACGAGAACGTCGGCCGACTGCCCTGGTGGCTGAACCGCACCGCCCGCGGCGGCCCGGTCCTCGCCCCCGGCCCGCGGGAACTCCCGCTCCAGTACATCGACGTACGCGACCTCGCCCGCTGGACCCTCGACGCGGCCGCCGCCGGGCACGGCGGCGCGTACAACATGGCCTCCCCGGCCGGGCACGCCACGATGGGAAGCCTCCTGGACGCCTGCGCCGGCACCACCGGCGGCCGCGCCGAACTGCGCTGGACCGATCCGGATCTGATCCAGCAGGCCGGCGTACAGCCCTGGACCGAGCTCCCGATCTGGATACCGGCGGGCGAGGCCCACGACTACATGGCCGGCGGCGACGTGTCCAAGGCTCTGGCTGTCGGCCTGACCTGCCGCCCGGTCGAGGAGACCGTGGCCGACACCTGGGCCTGGCTCCAGAGCCTCGGCGGAGTCGCCCCGCAGCGCTCCGACCGCCCGGCGCCCGGCATCGACGCGGAGCGGGAGGCGGCGCTACTCGGGCTCTGA
- a CDS encoding transglycosylase family protein, whose protein sequence is MGVRGRHRRYQPSSINRASLAVTAGGAGIALPLIGAGAAHAASVDTWNKVAACESTNNWRINTGNGYYGGLQFSQSTWRAFGGTAYAPRADLATKDQQIAVAEKVLKGQGPQAWPQCGKQAGLSRSGPAPAAAPQAQAQKQTQIQPQQAKAATGQQGSTPRPTGTSVLPNPYVVAPGDSLSAIATDQHVEGGWQALYETNRATVGGNPNLIFPGQRLTLRITAAPPAQNPEKPPRTAEPVKPVEPAAEKPAEKPAAEPAAKPAEKPAGKQAEKPAAKPAEKPAQQPASAQQKPASGGFSAPVDASLGTAYRVAGSSWSSGYHTGVDFPVATGTSVKSVGPGQVVSAGWAGAYGYQVVIKHTDGRFSQYAHLSALGIKAGQQVSGGQRIGRSGSTGNSSGPHLHFEMRTGPGYGTDIDPLKYLRAHGVDI, encoded by the coding sequence ATGGGTGTACGGGGCCGGCACCGCCGGTATCAGCCGAGCAGCATCAACCGGGCCTCGCTCGCCGTCACCGCCGGTGGCGCCGGGATCGCGCTCCCGCTCATCGGCGCCGGAGCCGCGCACGCCGCCTCCGTGGACACCTGGAACAAGGTCGCCGCCTGCGAGTCGACGAACAACTGGCGGATCAACACCGGCAACGGCTATTACGGCGGCCTCCAGTTCAGCCAGAGCACCTGGCGGGCCTTCGGCGGCACCGCCTATGCCCCCCGCGCCGACCTGGCCACCAAGGACCAGCAGATCGCGGTCGCCGAGAAGGTCCTGAAGGGCCAGGGGCCGCAGGCCTGGCCCCAGTGCGGCAAGCAGGCCGGGCTCAGCCGCAGCGGCCCGGCGCCGGCCGCCGCGCCACAGGCGCAGGCACAGAAGCAGACGCAGATTCAGCCGCAGCAGGCCAAGGCGGCCACCGGGCAGCAGGGCAGCACGCCCCGCCCGACCGGGACCTCCGTCCTGCCGAACCCGTACGTGGTCGCGCCCGGCGACTCGCTCTCGGCCATCGCCACCGACCAGCACGTCGAGGGCGGCTGGCAGGCGCTGTACGAGACCAACCGCGCCACCGTGGGCGGCAACCCGAACCTGATCTTCCCGGGCCAGCGGCTCACCCTGCGGATCACCGCGGCGCCGCCCGCGCAGAACCCGGAGAAGCCGCCGCGCACGGCCGAGCCCGTCAAGCCCGTGGAGCCGGCGGCGGAGAAGCCCGCCGAGAAGCCCGCAGCCGAACCGGCCGCCAAACCCGCGGAGAAACCGGCCGGGAAGCAGGCGGAAAAGCCCGCCGCCAAACCCGCCGAGAAGCCGGCGCAGCAGCCTGCCTCAGCGCAGCAGAAGCCCGCCTCGGGCGGCTTCTCCGCCCCCGTCGACGCCTCCCTCGGCACCGCCTACCGCGTCGCGGGTTCCTCCTGGTCCAGCGGCTACCACACGGGCGTCGACTTCCCGGTGGCGACCGGAACCTCCGTCAAGTCCGTCGGTCCCGGCCAGGTCGTCTCCGCGGGCTGGGCCGGTGCGTACGGCTACCAGGTCGTCATCAAGCACACCGACGGCCGGTTCTCCCAGTACGCCCACCTGTCGGCGCTCGGCATCAAGGCCGGCCAGCAGGTCTCCGGAGGCCAGCGGATCGGCCGTTCCGGCTCGACCGGCAACTCCAGCGGTCCGCACCTGCACTTCGAGATGCGCACGGGACCCGGCTACGGCACCGACATCGACCCGTTGAAGTACCTCCGCGCCCACGGAGTCGACATCTGA
- the gndA gene encoding NADP-dependent phosphogluconate dehydrogenase: MSTSTAQIGVTGLAVMGSNLARNFARNGFTVAVHNRTAAKTRALVEEFGDEGAFVAAESAKEFVDALERPRRIVIMVKAGEPTDAVIHEFAPLLEEGDVIIDGGNAHFQDTRRREKELRAQGIHFVGVGISGGEEGALLGPSIMPGGSEESYASLGPLLEKIAAKAADGTPCTSHMGPDGAGHFVKMVHNGIEYADMQLIAEAYHLLREVAGYSPAKIAETFRTWNRGRLDSYLIEITAEVLAHTDAATGRPFVDVVADAAEQKGTGRWTVQIALDLGVPVSGIAEAVFARAVSGHADLRKAAVGLAGPTAAALSPQEADAFAAQVEQALYASKIVSYTQGFHQIRAGSEEYGWGVDLGAVASLWRGGCIIRAAFLDRILAAYDAQPALPSLLADAHFAEEIAAAQDGWRSVLVAAVRQGIPVPAFAASLAYYDALRTERLPAALTQGQRDFFGAHTYRRTDRAGSFHTLWSGDRSEVQTG, encoded by the coding sequence ATGAGCACGAGCACAGCCCAGATCGGCGTCACCGGGCTCGCGGTGATGGGCAGCAACCTCGCCCGGAACTTCGCCCGCAACGGTTTCACCGTGGCCGTCCACAACCGCACCGCCGCGAAGACCAGGGCGCTGGTGGAGGAGTTCGGGGACGAGGGCGCCTTCGTGGCGGCCGAGTCCGCGAAGGAGTTCGTCGATGCGCTGGAGCGCCCCCGCCGCATCGTCATCATGGTGAAGGCCGGGGAGCCGACCGATGCCGTGATCCACGAGTTCGCCCCGCTCCTGGAGGAGGGCGACGTCATCATCGACGGCGGCAACGCGCACTTCCAGGACACCCGGCGCCGCGAGAAGGAGCTGCGCGCGCAGGGCATCCACTTCGTGGGCGTGGGCATCTCGGGCGGCGAGGAGGGCGCGCTGCTCGGCCCGAGCATCATGCCCGGCGGCTCGGAGGAGTCGTACGCGTCGCTCGGCCCGCTGCTGGAGAAGATCGCCGCGAAGGCCGCCGACGGCACGCCGTGCACCTCCCACATGGGCCCCGACGGCGCCGGACACTTCGTCAAGATGGTGCACAACGGCATCGAGTACGCCGACATGCAGCTCATCGCCGAGGCCTACCACCTGCTGCGCGAGGTCGCGGGCTACTCCCCCGCGAAGATCGCGGAGACCTTCCGGACCTGGAACCGGGGGCGCCTGGACTCGTACCTGATCGAGATCACGGCGGAGGTGCTCGCGCACACGGACGCCGCGACGGGCCGCCCGTTCGTGGACGTGGTGGCCGACGCCGCCGAGCAGAAGGGCACCGGCCGCTGGACCGTGCAGATCGCCCTGGACCTCGGCGTTCCGGTGTCGGGCATCGCGGAGGCCGTCTTCGCCCGCGCCGTCTCCGGCCACGCCGACCTGCGCAAGGCCGCAGTCGGACTCGCGGGCCCGACGGCCGCCGCGCTCTCCCCGCAGGAGGCGGACGCGTTCGCCGCTCAGGTGGAGCAGGCGCTGTACGCATCGAAGATCGTCTCGTACACCCAGGGCTTCCACCAGATCCGGGCCGGCAGCGAGGAGTACGGCTGGGGCGTGGACCTGGGCGCGGTGGCCTCGCTGTGGCGCGGTGGCTGCATCATCCGGGCGGCGTTCCTGGACCGGATCCTGGCTGCGTACGACGCTCAGCCCGCACTGCCGAGCCTGCTGGCGGACGCGCACTTCGCCGAGGAGATCGCGGCGGCCCAGGACGGCTGGCGGTCGGTGCTGGTGGCGGCGGTCCGGCAGGGCATCCCGGTGCCCGCCTTCGCGGCTTCGCTGGCGTACTACGACGCCCTGCGCACGGAGCGGCTGCCCGCGGCCCTCACCCAGGGACAGCGCGACTTCTTCGGGGCACACACCTACCGTCGCACCGACCGCGCGGGCTCGTTCCACACCCTCTGGAGCGGTGACCGCTCCGAGGTCCAGACGGGCTGA
- a CDS encoding aspartate/glutamate racemase family protein codes for MTGPGLTLLHTSPVHVPVFEALRDRNHPGAVLRHLVAPELLDRARAEGPQAVAPALLRLLAEAGPPGPVLVTCSTIGATAESLAPELGAPVLRVDRPMAAAAVRTGPRIAVLAALESTFAPTGELLAEEAGDRPVSIRTHLVAGAWERFEAGDGAGYLARVAAAADAVTGADVIVLAQASMAGAAEEATTRIPVLSSPAPGLAAGLRLSGRTSPDRGKV; via the coding sequence GTGACGGGACCCGGACTCACCCTGCTGCACACCTCGCCCGTGCACGTCCCCGTCTTCGAGGCGCTGCGGGACCGGAACCACCCGGGGGCCGTACTGCGCCACCTGGTGGCTCCGGAGCTGCTGGACCGGGCCCGCGCCGAGGGGCCGCAGGCGGTGGCCCCGGCCCTGCTGCGGCTGCTCGCCGAGGCCGGGCCGCCGGGCCCCGTCCTGGTCACCTGCTCGACCATCGGGGCGACCGCGGAGTCCCTGGCTCCGGAGCTCGGCGCCCCGGTGCTGCGCGTGGACCGGCCGATGGCCGCCGCGGCGGTGCGCACCGGTCCGCGGATCGCCGTACTCGCGGCCCTGGAGTCGACCTTCGCGCCCACCGGGGAGCTGCTGGCCGAGGAGGCCGGCGACCGGCCGGTTTCGATCCGTACGCACCTGGTCGCCGGGGCCTGGGAGCGCTTCGAGGCGGGGGACGGCGCCGGGTACCTGGCCCGCGTCGCCGCGGCTGCCGACGCCGTCACCGGCGCCGACGTCATCGTGCTGGCCCAGGCCTCCATGGCGGGAGCCGCGGAGGAGGCCACGACCCGGATCCCGGTCCTGTCCAGCCCGGCTCCGGGCCTGGCCGCCGGGCTGCGGCTGAGCGGGCGTACCAGCCCGGATCGGGGGAAGGTGTGA
- a CDS encoding GNAT family N-acetyltransferase — MAQSPSTAIEFQDERKAGRLLAVESGTVVGFIAYFVLAESPHALVAVHTVVEPGHEGRGIAGALVKTFYGIAAAEGVPVVPLCPYAASWAAKHPDQAPEAPAEVVAAAKAQLDGDSDLW, encoded by the coding sequence ATGGCGCAGAGCCCGAGCACGGCGATCGAGTTCCAGGACGAGCGGAAGGCCGGCAGGCTGCTGGCCGTCGAGAGCGGGACGGTGGTCGGGTTCATCGCCTACTTCGTGCTCGCCGAGTCGCCGCACGCCCTGGTGGCAGTGCACACCGTCGTCGAACCGGGCCACGAGGGCCGCGGCATCGCCGGGGCGCTGGTGAAGACCTTCTACGGGATCGCCGCCGCCGAGGGGGTGCCCGTGGTTCCGCTCTGCCCGTACGCGGCGAGCTGGGCCGCCAAACACCCCGACCAGGCGCCCGAGGCCCCGGCCGAGGTCGTGGCGGCGGCCAAGGCGCAGCTGGACGGCGATTCCGACCTGTGGTGA
- the panD gene encoding aspartate 1-decarboxylase: MFRTMFKSKIHRATVTQADLHYVGSVTIDADLLDAADLLPGELVHIVDITNGARLETYVIEGERGSGVIGINGAAAHLVHPGDLVILISYAQVEDAEARVLKPRVVHVDADNRIVELGADASAPVPGTDQERSPHAVAV; the protein is encoded by the coding sequence ATGTTTCGGACAATGTTCAAGTCCAAGATCCACCGGGCCACGGTCACCCAGGCCGACCTGCACTACGTCGGGTCCGTGACCATCGACGCCGATCTGCTGGACGCGGCCGATCTGTTGCCCGGGGAGCTCGTCCACATCGTGGACATCACCAACGGGGCCCGGCTGGAGACCTACGTCATCGAGGGGGAGCGCGGGTCCGGGGTCATCGGGATCAACGGCGCCGCCGCCCATCTGGTGCACCCCGGGGACCTGGTCATCCTCATCAGCTACGCGCAGGTCGAGGACGCCGAGGCCCGGGTGTTGAAGCCCCGCGTCGTGCACGTCGACGCGGACAATCGGATCGTGGAGCTGGGCGCGGACGCCTCCGCCCCGGTGCCGGGTACGGATCAGGAGCGCAGCCCCCACGCGGTGGCTGTCTGA
- a CDS encoding alkaline phosphatase family protein produces MARSRRGVPHINTQLFGILDEGNRGVLQPEKTFNTPDYPNRQPTMDGFLTDYISMYSAEFNRQPTHDEYAQFMTGYTPRQMPVTSGIARGFATFDHWFCDVPSCTFPNRSFFHAATSSGYVVNMTPPESFIAHNTAETLFERLEAHGLTWKVYCDPPSHYSLTGLIHAPGCARSSRRTSSRPTSSSRTPSEANCRPTPSSNRRSSAMPTTTCIPRTACSPPASPGIHHRR; encoded by the coding sequence GTGGCCCGATCCCGGCGAGGAGTTCCCCACATCAACACCCAGCTGTTCGGGATCCTCGACGAGGGCAACCGCGGCGTGCTCCAGCCGGAGAAGACCTTCAACACGCCGGACTACCCGAACCGGCAGCCCACGATGGACGGGTTCCTCACCGACTACATCAGCATGTACAGCGCGGAGTTCAACCGGCAGCCGACGCATGACGAGTACGCGCAGTTCATGACCGGATACACGCCCCGTCAGATGCCGGTGACGTCCGGGATCGCCCGCGGGTTCGCAACGTTCGACCATTGGTTCTGCGACGTGCCCTCATGCACGTTCCCCAACCGGTCGTTCTTCCACGCCGCGACCTCCAGCGGCTACGTCGTGAACATGACCCCGCCGGAGTCGTTCATCGCGCACAACACCGCGGAGACGCTCTTCGAGCGCCTGGAGGCACACGGCCTGACCTGGAAGGTCTACTGCGACCCGCCGTCGCACTACTCGCTGACCGGGCTGATCCATGCCCCCGGCTGCGCCCGAAGTTCGCGACGCACTTCTTCTCGACCGACCAGTTCCTCGAGGACGCCGAGCGAGGCGAACTGCCGACCTACGCCTTCATCGAACCGCAGATCATCGGCCATGCCCACAACGACATGCATCCCGCGTACGGCATGCTCACCCCCGGCATCTCCTGGGATCCACCATCGTCGCTGA
- a CDS encoding alkaline phosphatase family protein, producing the protein MPTYAFIEPQIIGHAHNDMHPAYGMLTPGISWDPPSSLIGGEELLARLYTAIRSSSSVTGSNYLNTTLLVTFDEHGGTYDHVAPPQAAPPDPSAPLGQFGFAFDRSGVRIPTLAISAWIPERTVVTETHRATSLISTMRERWNLGTPLSERDATARSFRTVFSLDTPRAQSDWPDVIARPVEPMAEPLLPLDAPLNGLGKALFGGMLALGRAMGATVPDVSTDTVITGAQAIAIGQDVLGDLFPAMRS; encoded by the coding sequence CTGCCGACCTACGCCTTCATCGAACCGCAGATCATCGGCCATGCCCACAACGACATGCATCCCGCGTACGGCATGCTCACCCCCGGCATCTCCTGGGATCCACCATCGTCGCTGATCGGAGGCGAGGAGCTGCTCGCCCGCCTCTACACCGCGATCCGATCATCGTCATCCGTGACCGGGTCGAACTACCTCAACACGACGCTGCTCGTCACCTTCGACGAACACGGTGGCACCTACGACCACGTCGCCCCGCCGCAGGCGGCACCGCCCGACCCTTCAGCGCCCCTGGGTCAGTTCGGCTTCGCGTTCGACCGCTCGGGCGTGCGCATCCCGACACTGGCGATCTCGGCATGGATCCCGGAGCGCACCGTCGTCACCGAGACACACCGTGCAACCTCCCTCATCTCGACCATGCGCGAACGATGGAACCTCGGCACGCCGTTGAGCGAGCGCGACGCCACGGCCCGCAGCTTCAGGACGGTGTTCTCCCTCGACACGCCCCGGGCACAGTCGGACTGGCCCGACGTCATCGCCCGCCCGGTCGAGCCGATGGCCGAGCCGCTGCTGCCGCTGGACGCCCCGCTGAACGGGCTGGGCAAGGCCCTCTTCGGCGGCATGCTCGCCCTCGGCAGAGCGATGGGAGCCACCGTGCCCGACGTGTCGACGGACACCGTGATCACGGGCGCGCAGGCGATCGCCATCGGCCAGGACGTGCTGGGCGACCTCTTCCCAGCCATGCGATCGTGA
- a CDS encoding PP2C family protein-serine/threonine phosphatase produces the protein MPFAIALLVLLIELTPAHVVYTGPMLVATPALAAVTMGPKGVLAAAGVAVGVSVTTATHNQAWGGQQVYTNFLALLLVSVASFMTSRAARTRRENELNQVRRIATAAQEVLLRPVPDRLGPVRAASMYLAAETGAQIGGDLYDVVQTRYGVRMIVGDVRGKGLPAVRAAAVVLGAFRESVHYEADLVEVINHCGAALRRDAVVAGLGVGAAGGDDTLLEGFVTALVAQIPDSHHVEVVNRGHPPPLLLRDGAVRPLMPTVPLPPLGLEEFMSGPRGRTDSHAFAPGDRLLLYTDGVIEARGRDNTFFDLPEAMVTMRDHTRQAFLEGLRQALLRHTQSRLADDVAIIVVDRREAGESPETPGTADRTGESL, from the coding sequence GTGCCCTTCGCGATCGCCCTGCTGGTGCTCCTCATCGAGCTGACGCCCGCGCACGTGGTGTACACCGGCCCCATGCTGGTCGCGACACCCGCTCTGGCGGCGGTGACGATGGGTCCCAAGGGCGTGCTCGCGGCGGCGGGGGTGGCCGTCGGCGTCAGCGTGACCACCGCCACCCACAACCAGGCCTGGGGCGGCCAGCAGGTCTACACGAACTTCCTCGCCCTGCTGCTGGTCTCGGTGGCGAGCTTCATGACGAGCCGCGCCGCGCGCACGCGCCGGGAGAACGAGCTCAACCAGGTCCGCCGGATCGCCACGGCCGCCCAGGAGGTCCTGCTGCGGCCGGTGCCGGACCGGCTGGGCCCCGTACGGGCGGCCAGCATGTACCTGGCGGCCGAGACGGGCGCGCAGATCGGCGGCGATCTGTACGACGTGGTCCAGACCCGGTACGGGGTCCGCATGATCGTCGGGGATGTCCGGGGCAAGGGACTGCCCGCCGTACGGGCCGCCGCGGTCGTGCTGGGCGCATTTCGCGAGTCCGTCCACTACGAGGCCGACCTGGTGGAGGTCATCAACCACTGCGGAGCGGCCCTGCGGCGGGACGCCGTCGTCGCGGGCCTGGGCGTGGGCGCGGCCGGCGGTGACGACACCCTCCTGGAGGGATTTGTCACCGCGCTCGTGGCCCAGATCCCGGACAGCCATCACGTGGAGGTGGTCAACCGGGGCCATCCGCCGCCGCTGCTGCTGCGCGACGGCGCGGTCCGGCCCCTGATGCCCACCGTCCCCCTGCCGCCGCTCGGGCTCGAGGAATTCATGAGCGGTCCTCGCGGGCGGACGGACAGCCATGCGTTCGCACCGGGGGACCGGCTGCTGTTGTACACCGACGGCGTCATCGAGGCCCGGGGCCGGGACAACACCTTCTTCGACCTGCCCGAGGCCATGGTGACCATGCGCGACCACACCCGGCAGGCGTTCTTGGAGGGGCTGCGCCAGGCACTGCTCCGCCATACCCAGAGCCGCCTGGCGGACGATGTGGCGATCATCGTCGTCGACCGGCGCGAAGCCGGCGAGAGTCCCGAAACCCCGGGGACAGCTGACCGGACAGGCGAATCGTTGTAG
- a CDS encoding ABC transporter substrate-binding protein: MATSAADAGGMAALTAAAKKEGSLNAIALPRDWANYGALIDGFEKKYGIKVMVEDPEGTSQDEINALKEHRGAGRAPDVVDVGGSFAQSAARQGLLAPYEVAPFDQIPKEQKDPHARWYNDYGGYISIGCDAKRVKTCPSTFADLRKPEYKGQVSLNGDPTKSGSAFAGVYAAALANGGSFDNIQPGIDFFAELRKNGNFIPVESTPATIAKGQTPISIDWDFLNLGYADDFSKKGGNVDWRTAIPFDGSFAEYYANAVNKDAPHPAAARLWQEYSFSPEGQNIRLGAYARPVLMDAMEKDGTLDKAAAAKLPTVEGTPTFPTEAQTEKARETVNRGWAEAVSG, encoded by the coding sequence GTGGCCACCTCCGCCGCGGACGCCGGCGGCATGGCGGCACTGACCGCGGCGGCGAAGAAAGAGGGCTCGCTCAACGCGATCGCGCTGCCGCGCGACTGGGCCAACTACGGCGCACTGATCGACGGCTTCGAGAAGAAGTACGGGATCAAGGTCATGGTGGAGGACCCGGAAGGCACCAGCCAGGACGAGATCAACGCCCTGAAGGAGCACCGGGGCGCAGGCCGCGCCCCCGACGTGGTCGACGTGGGGGGCTCGTTCGCTCAGTCCGCGGCCCGGCAGGGCCTGCTCGCTCCGTACGAGGTCGCCCCGTTCGACCAGATCCCCAAGGAACAGAAGGACCCCCACGCCCGCTGGTACAACGACTACGGCGGCTACATCTCGATCGGCTGTGACGCCAAGCGCGTCAAGACCTGCCCCTCGACCTTCGCCGATCTGCGCAAGCCCGAGTACAAGGGCCAGGTCTCGCTCAACGGCGACCCCACCAAGTCCGGCTCCGCCTTCGCCGGCGTGTATGCGGCGGCCCTGGCGAACGGCGGTTCCTTCGACAACATCCAGCCCGGCATCGACTTCTTCGCCGAGCTCCGCAAGAACGGAAACTTCATCCCCGTCGAATCCACCCCGGCCACGATCGCGAAGGGCCAGACCCCGATCAGCATCGACTGGGACTTCCTCAACCTCGGATACGCCGACGATTTCTCCAAAAAGGGCGGGAACGTCGACTGGCGGACCGCCATCCCCTTCGACGGCAGCTTCGCCGAGTACTACGCGAACGCGGTGAACAAGGACGCCCCGCATCCCGCGGCAGCACGTCTGTGGCAGGAGTACTCCTTCAGCCCGGAGGGCCAGAACATCCGGCTCGGCGCCTACGCACGCCCCGTCCTCATGGACGCCATGGAGAAGGACGGCACCCTCGACAAGGCCGCCGCAGCGAAACTTCCGACCGTCGAGGGCACGCCGACGTTTCCGACGGAGGCCCAGACGGAGAAGGCGAGAGAGACCGTCAACCGCGGCTGGGCCGAGGCCGTCTCGGGCTGA
- a CDS encoding MFS transporter has translation MLWAPLTLGRFLRRRSPSQLVGWDALLRATALSAIPVCHAFGALGIELYVVLLAISSVLHSWGQAGIYTILARWLPERDHLAGNAMFSSIGSLSTVIGLPLEGALIVWGDAATVIAVDAATFLVLAVTFLIGVPHDTEPAPENGSSRTAGFAVIRRTPALLGLLSLSFAFFLLFGPMYMALPLHVSDDLGGPASLLAAFYTVFGVGAVLGSILTGYLTVP, from the coding sequence GTGCTGTGGGCGCCACTCACTCTGGGACGGTTCCTGCGGCGCAGATCTCCCTCCCAACTGGTCGGCTGGGACGCTCTGCTGCGAGCCACGGCCCTGAGCGCGATACCCGTGTGTCACGCCTTCGGGGCGCTCGGTATCGAGCTGTATGTCGTGCTGCTCGCGATCTCTTCCGTCCTGCACTCGTGGGGCCAGGCCGGCATCTACACCATCCTGGCCCGCTGGCTCCCCGAGCGTGACCATCTGGCCGGGAACGCCATGTTCTCCAGCATCGGTTCACTGTCGACCGTCATCGGCCTGCCACTCGAGGGGGCCCTCATCGTCTGGGGCGATGCGGCGACGGTGATCGCCGTCGACGCGGCGACGTTCCTCGTGCTCGCCGTCACGTTCCTCATCGGCGTCCCGCACGACACCGAGCCCGCACCGGAGAACGGCAGCTCACGCACTGCGGGCTTCGCCGTCATCCGTCGCACACCGGCCCTGCTGGGACTGCTCAGCCTGAGTTTCGCCTTCTTCCTCCTCTTCGGCCCCATGTACATGGCACTGCCGCTGCACGTGTCGGACGACCTCGGCGGCCCCGCCAGCCTGCTGGCCGCCTTCTACACCGTCTTCGGCGTGGGCGCCGTCCTCGGCTCCATTCTGACCGGATACCTCACCGTCCCCTGA
- a CDS encoding CU044_2847 family protein — protein MRERFAQRIDELATTVNEVADGLRARLVAGSDSERGGWGLDAVDMEFSVELEAESGVVLARASVTGGFAVTLSFRRSEPSRG, from the coding sequence TTGCGGGAGCGCTTCGCCCAGCGGATCGACGAGCTGGCCACGACGGTGAACGAGGTCGCGGACGGTCTGCGCGCCCGGCTCGTGGCCGGCTCTGACAGCGAGAGGGGCGGCTGGGGCCTCGACGCGGTGGACATGGAGTTCTCGGTCGAGCTGGAGGCCGAATCGGGTGTCGTACTGGCCAGGGCCTCGGTGACCGGAGGGTTCGCCGTCACCCTGTCGTTCCGGCGGAGTGAGCCCTCGCGGGGGTGA